In a single window of the Microbacterium sp. Root61 genome:
- a CDS encoding Rv3235 family protein, which translates to MATQPAGTARTLHASADARELSEFFAPQRTSSDALPDPESLLRNLTRGVLEVLSGVREVDQLARWMAEEPYRKLVTRANLATRARSARGVPASRPVHAIMSVHYSAPTDGVIESVVIVSGPARTRAVAIRLEGMDRRWRATSLALL; encoded by the coding sequence ATGGCAACGCAGCCTGCGGGCACCGCCCGTACCCTCCACGCATCTGCGGATGCGCGAGAGCTCTCCGAGTTCTTCGCGCCTCAACGCACCTCCTCCGATGCGCTTCCCGACCCCGAGTCGCTCCTGCGCAACCTGACCCGCGGAGTGCTCGAAGTGCTCTCCGGGGTGCGCGAGGTCGACCAGCTCGCCCGGTGGATGGCCGAGGAGCCGTACCGCAAGCTCGTGACCCGCGCGAACCTCGCGACGAGGGCCCGCAGCGCGCGGGGCGTCCCCGCGAGCAGGCCCGTCCACGCCATCATGTCGGTGCACTACTCGGCGCCGACGGACGGCGTGATCGAATCCGTCGTGATCGTGTCGGGTCCTGCGCGCACGCGCGCCGTCGCGATCCGCCTCGAGGGCATGGACCGGCGCTGGCGCGCCACGTCCCTCGCCCTGCTCTGA
- a CDS encoding helix-turn-helix domain-containing protein, with protein MHETPTSAMRLLAPAQVAEVLSVTVDEVVELVLEGRLRGARIGSPAQWRIEEASLAGYLEDQAEEARRMALWRQSNAASFPELWGSGIVRNPD; from the coding sequence ATGCACGAAACCCCGACGTCGGCCATGCGCCTGCTCGCCCCGGCCCAGGTGGCCGAGGTTCTCAGCGTGACCGTCGACGAGGTCGTGGAGCTCGTCCTGGAGGGTCGACTGCGCGGCGCGCGCATCGGGTCGCCCGCGCAGTGGCGGATCGAGGAGGCGAGCCTGGCCGGCTACCTCGAAGACCAGGCCGAAGAGGCCCGCCGCATGGCGCTGTGGCGTCAGTCGAACGCCGCCAGCTTCCCCGAACTGTGGGGTTCGGGTATCGTCCGCAATCCGGACTGA
- a CDS encoding SAF domain-containing protein, with translation MTAATANRTRPRAFWSDARFVLGILLVVASIAGVWFVVTAARQTVPVFAAARTIVAGTALSGDDLRVVEVALGQMGDAYLAPESLEEGLVATRTIPSGELVPQSAVGDASAATVTTVVLRSAVDVPGSVEPGSVVEVWSAPLIERGRYDTPRILVADATVVSVTRDDSMIGGGSAALEVVIPRADVAATLAAMSDESALSVVPSAGAGR, from the coding sequence ATGACCGCCGCAACCGCCAACCGGACTCGACCGCGCGCCTTCTGGAGCGATGCGCGATTCGTCCTCGGTATCCTCCTCGTCGTCGCCTCGATCGCCGGTGTGTGGTTCGTCGTGACCGCCGCCCGCCAGACCGTGCCGGTGTTCGCCGCCGCCCGGACGATCGTCGCGGGGACCGCGTTGTCCGGTGACGACCTGAGGGTCGTGGAGGTCGCGCTCGGCCAGATGGGCGACGCGTATCTGGCTCCGGAATCCCTCGAAGAGGGGCTCGTGGCGACCCGCACGATCCCGTCCGGCGAATTGGTGCCGCAGAGTGCGGTCGGCGACGCGTCGGCCGCCACGGTCACCACGGTCGTGCTGCGCAGCGCCGTCGACGTGCCCGGATCGGTGGAGCCGGGCTCCGTCGTCGAGGTGTGGTCCGCACCGCTGATCGAACGCGGCAGGTACGACACCCCGCGCATCCTCGTGGCCGATGCCACCGTGGTCTCGGTGACCCGCGACGACTCGATGATCGGCGGCGGATCCGCCGCCCTCGAGGTCGTGATCCCGCGAGCGGATGTCGCGGCCACCCTCGCGGCGATGTCCGACGAGTCCGCACTGTCGGTCGTGCCGAGCGCCGGAGCCGGACGATGA
- a CDS encoding AAA family ATPase, with translation MKFVVAVDEPRAAFLAGELAREGQEVLAVVAASALSAFSGDSMLGDDAHELVAALTDADVVVLEVTRRSLTAAAVSLCDRVGARILPLCGTGADERLAANFGLDAALALEVEPWRIVEAAAATPRLGTVVAIEPARAPVIAVWGPAGSPGRSTLAIELAVELARGGRRTALVDADTHAPSIALALGLVDEGPGFAAACRQAEFGGLDARELTRISTPLGHGGVEVLTGINRPSRWPELSEARVTAALQVCRGWVDHTVVDVAAPLERDEEIVSDLVGPRRNAATLAALSAADLVVAVVAADPIGVSRFLRGYAELRSVIGATPVAVIANRLRPGALGIDARGQVRRALDRFGGIQDIWFAPMDPRSVDAALLAGRPIAEVAPRSPLTLAVRRFVGEAVAPPVADPRRAPRGIARRRALLAS, from the coding sequence ATGAAGTTCGTCGTCGCCGTCGATGAGCCGCGCGCCGCGTTCCTCGCGGGAGAGCTCGCACGCGAGGGGCAGGAGGTGCTCGCGGTGGTCGCGGCATCCGCGCTGTCCGCGTTCTCGGGGGACTCCATGCTCGGCGACGACGCGCACGAGCTCGTCGCCGCTCTCACGGACGCCGATGTCGTCGTGCTGGAGGTCACACGACGGTCGCTGACCGCGGCCGCGGTGTCGCTCTGCGATCGGGTCGGCGCGCGCATCCTGCCGTTGTGCGGGACGGGCGCGGACGAGCGCCTCGCCGCGAACTTCGGACTGGATGCGGCGCTGGCGCTCGAGGTCGAGCCGTGGCGCATCGTCGAGGCGGCCGCCGCGACGCCTCGTCTGGGCACGGTGGTGGCGATCGAGCCGGCGCGCGCTCCGGTGATCGCGGTCTGGGGTCCTGCGGGGTCCCCGGGCCGCTCGACGCTGGCGATCGAGCTGGCGGTGGAGCTCGCGCGCGGCGGTCGCCGCACGGCTTTGGTGGATGCCGACACCCACGCTCCTTCGATCGCGCTGGCGCTCGGGCTGGTGGACGAAGGACCCGGCTTCGCGGCGGCGTGCCGGCAAGCCGAGTTCGGCGGGCTCGATGCGCGTGAGCTCACGCGCATCAGCACACCGCTGGGACACGGCGGTGTCGAGGTGCTCACCGGTATCAACCGCCCGTCGCGCTGGCCGGAGCTGAGCGAGGCCCGGGTGACCGCGGCGCTGCAGGTCTGCCGGGGGTGGGTCGATCACACGGTGGTCGATGTCGCCGCGCCGCTGGAGCGCGACGAGGAGATCGTGAGCGACCTGGTCGGACCGCGCCGCAACGCCGCGACGCTGGCGGCCCTGAGCGCGGCCGATCTGGTGGTGGCCGTCGTCGCCGCCGACCCGATCGGGGTGTCCCGGTTCCTTCGGGGGTACGCCGAGCTGCGGTCCGTGATCGGCGCGACGCCGGTGGCAGTGATCGCCAACCGCCTCCGCCCCGGCGCCCTCGGCATCGACGCACGCGGACAGGTGCGTCGGGCGCTCGACAGATTCGGCGGCATTCAGGACATCTGGTTCGCACCGATGGACCCGCGCTCGGTGGATGCCGCGCTGCTGGCGGGACGCCCCATCGCCGAGGTCGCGCCGCGGTCGCCGCTCACCCTCGCCGTGCGCCGGTTCGTGGGGGAGGCGGTCGCTCCTCCGGTGGCCGACCCGCGCCGCGCTCCGCGGGGCATCGCGCGACGACGCGCGCTGCTCGCGTCGTAG